A window from Drosophila nasuta strain 15112-1781.00 chromosome 3, ASM2355853v1, whole genome shotgun sequence encodes these proteins:
- the LOC132788335 gene encoding pyrimidodiazepine synthase-like, producing the protein MSAGKHLGKGSVHPALPDDGVPRLYSMRFCPYAERAHLALNAKKVPHHTIYVNLNEKPEWLVDVSPLLKVPALHLVGEKAQPSLIESLIIVEYLDEKYPENPLLPKDPLKRAQDKILVERFNALTGAFMKIALQGGDGADFWPALDIFENELGKRGTPYFSGEKPGFADYMIWPWLERLPVAEYFLKERYNFDKQRYAKISAWLELIVKDEVVQSHYATPEQHLAYWRSREAGKINYDLLA; encoded by the exons ATGAGTGCAGGCAAACATTTGGGCAAGG GTTCAGTTCATCCCGCTCTCCCCGACGATGGCGTTCCTCGTCTCTACTCCATGCGCTTCTGTCCTTATGCTGAGCGTGCCCATCTTGCCCTGAATGCCAAGAAGGTGCCACATCACACCATCTACGTTAATCTGAACGAGAAACCCGAGTGGCTGGTCGATGTGAGTCCTTTGCTCAAGGTTCCTGCCCTGCATTTGGTGGGAGAGAAGGCGCAGCCTTCACTCATCGAGTCGCTGATCATTGTCGAATATCTGGATGAGAAATATCCAGAGAATCCTCTGCTGCCCAAGGATCCCTTGAAGCGTGCTCAGGATAAGATACTCGTGGAGCGTTTCAATGCTCTTACGGGTGCCTTCATGAAGATCGCACTCCAAGGTGGAGATGGCGCTGATTTTTGGCCAGCCCTTGACATATTTGAGAACGAACTGGGCAAGCGTGGCACTCCCTATTTCAGTGGAGAGAAACCCGGATTTGCGGACTACATGATCTGGCCATGGCTCGAGCGTCTGCCTGTTGCTGAGTATTTCCTCAAGGAACGCTACAACTTTGACAAGCAGCGTTATGCCAAGATCAGCGCCTGGTTGGAGCTGATCGTCAAGGATGAAGTTGTGCAATCTCATTATGCTACTCCCGAGCAGCACTTGGCCTACTGGAGGAGTCGCGAAGCTGGCAAGATTAATTATGATCTGCTCGCTTGA